Genomic segment of Bacteroides stercoris ATCC 43183:
ACCATAACGGCTGGCCGGCATTGTCTCTGAAAGATCCCGTGACCCATGAGATATACACGGTCCTGACGGTCAACTTAGAAGATAAGGCGGCATTCTCACTGCCTGACAGGGCATTCGTGGACATCAACAACAATCCTGATGCCATGGAGTTCCTTCTGTCTAACAAATTGGCTGAGGATACAGGTTATAGACGTCAGAGCGGCTGAGTAAGCTACCCGATGGTCACACTTAACCTTCCGACGTTTTACAGGCTTGACCCACATGCCTTTAGCGCAATATTGAATATCCGGTAATCCTTCCGGGCAATGAATCTGGTATCAACAATCAAATGGAAAGAATCATGAAAAGATATGACATAAGAGTAAGGTGTTCCTTCGAGGGCACTTACACGGTAGCGGCAGAAGACCGCGATGAAGCAAAAAGAATGGTAAATGACGATTGCGGTCTTGTTTTGGGCGGCGATATCCACACGACACGCGATGACGATGAAGTGTTGGACTGGGATTTCTGTATCCATCCCGACACGCGGATTCTCTCCTTGCAGGAAAGAGGCGGAAAAGGAAGTTTACCGTCAGAAGCCGTTGATTTCAGCGGCAGGATCAAGGAACTGCGGGGGGACATCATCGACGCGATACGGCAGTTGCTCCATGCTCACTGCGTGAAAGAAATTCGTCTTCCGGAAGAGGATTATGATCCGGTCTGGGTGATATGGTTTGGCAAGAACGGAGAACCATATGAATGCAGGGTGACAGGACTCCGGGTAACGGCGGACAGCCTGACCGTCCTTGCCGAAGAGAAAGAAAGCGGTGACGAGGTGCAGTGTCACAGCCCGTTTGAACTCGGCGCGAAGAACATAGACTGGCTTCATGAGATGTATGAGGCTGTGTGGCATCAACTGAGAGAAACAAACAATGTAGAATCACAAATAGAAGAACCATGAAATATCAAGCGGAAAATACCGTCTCCAGTTTCTTCTACTACATGTGGAACGCCTGGAGCGAGGAGGAATGCAAAACCGTGTATGGCGGCATGTACCCGCATTTCTGGGAAAAATGGTGCGTGGCGACAGACAAGGGCACATTCGGCGCGGCGGAACGGTTCTATCTGGAACTTTCGGAAGACAACCGCAGGCTTTTGGTGGAACGGGCCGTCTCGATATACGACGGACGAGGCCTCAGAAACAGGAACAGAAACATAAAAAATCAAACAGCATGCAGGGAAACATTATCAGTCTGATCTGCAACTCATGCGGTTGCGGTCAAACGGAAGCACAGGAATACCTGGACTCCGAAATCCGGTACCTGCGCGAATTGCAGGAGGCGGACGACCTGAGAGAAGATGACATGGAAACGGCCTGTCTCAACCTCGGTCTTGACCTTGACTACCGGGAATATTTTATCAACCGCCTCGCAGGGGCATAAAAAACTTATGGCTATGACTTATTTTCAGAACATACACTCTCTGGCGGACTTGAAGAAAGAATACCGCCGGCTGGCATTGGAGCACCACCCGGACAAGGGTGGTGACACCGCAATCATGCAACAGGTGAACACCGAGTTTGGAAGGCTTTTTGAGGCTTGGAAAGAAAAACCGGATATTCCCTCGACCTCAACCGGATATGAATATGACTATCCGGGAGCCACGGCAAAGGAATACACCAAGTATGTGTATAACGAATACCGCTGGAAAGGCCGCAATTACAAGGGGCAGCACGCTCCTGAAATCGTGGGACTGGTACGGGCATGGCTCAAGGAGACCTATCCGGGATACAAGTTCTCTGTCAGACGGGAGAATTGCCACTCCATCCATATCCGGTTGATGAAAGCGGATTTCGAGGCGTTCACCAAAGAGTCCGGAAAAGTTCAAGGCGATGTCAACCACCATCATATCCATTCAGACAAATCCTTGACGGACAGGGCAAAGGATGTAATGGTGAATATCTGCGATTTCATCATGTCGTACAATTTCGATGACAGCGACCCCATGACGGACTATTTTCACACCAACTTTTACCTGACGCTCGGAATCGGAAGTTACAAACAGCCGTACAAGGTGGAACCGCCCAAACTCGGCAGCAAAGACAAGCCGGAGATATTCAAGCATCCGGAAGGTCCGGCACACGAGGCAATGCGCCGGGCATTGGGCAAAGCGCGTTTCGGCTTCATCGAAAGCCGGAAGTATGCCGGGGAAATAATTCTGGGGGAAGACTGTTTCGGCTCACGGGGCGAAGTCTATTTTTGGCCGAAGGAATATTCAAGCGCAAAAATGGCCCAAAAACGCATCGACAAACTGGAGGAAGCCGGAATAAGGTGCGAACTCACCGGCTATAACGGAGGATACATCCGCCTGCTCGGATACACCCCTGAGATGAGAAATTCCCTGGAACGGGAACGTCAGGAGTATGCCGCCGCGTATCAGGCATGGTACTCAAAACAGAATTTAAAAACAATCTGATTCAGAAATTATGGATACAAACAATTTGGACAAGTGGTGGTACGGACTTCCGGAAAACACCAGACAGGCTATAGGAAACAATGGGATATGGGAAAAACTGGATATGCCGTCCCGTTCGGCGCTACACCGGTATTCCCGGCTTAGAATTTACGGAACGGCAAAGGACAGGGATGAGGAACGCACGCTGCTCAATGAAATCGCGTGCGGACTGGGCGACCTTGCCCTTGTCCGTAAAAACGGCATCGCTTTGGAGAAAATGTGCAACGGGAACGGGGAATTTTACGATGAATACCAGGAACAGTTCGACATATTATATGACAATTACGGACATACAATAGAAAATATAAGCTGGCCGGACTGGATCGGACATACAATTCCGACAAACAGGGAACTGGTCCGGTTATTGGAACATCACGGTTACAAGCGTATGGAAATCGATACCGACAGAAGAATCCCGAAAACTTTCTATGTTTTCCGTCGTGGGTTGCACATCAACGCAAGCGAGGACTTGTCTTACCACATCGTACCGCAACAGGACAGTTTCGGACTGGGGCGTTTTGCGGTATGCGCTACCAAAGACGGTGAAAGCTCCCAGCTGGGAACTGACTGTGCCCGGCTCTTTTTGAGGCGCTTCCTTGCCTTCCTGAAGGGTGAAAGAAGCGGGAAAGAGATTATAGATGAAATATGCAACAACCGACAAACTGAACGATAGTATGAAAGCAAAAGTATTCAAGTACAGGTCTGACGGGAATACCGTCGTGGCTCCTTATATGGAACTGGAACCGTACGCCGAGAATGTATATCTCTCCCTGTCTAGAAAGAACGAATATGGGAATGAGGACGATGACTGTTTCCATGTGGTCTGCCGGATTGAAAACGTTTATTTCTCCAGCGGGCAGTATTCACGCCGGTTCCTCAACGGAGAAAACCGCAGGGACGAAACTGCCGCCTATTGCAGGAACTGGATCGCGGATACGCTTCAGGGCGCGGAAAGAGGAGCCTTTGTCAGGTTGATCTCCGTCCGCGTGTTCGAGGCTCTCGGACTTGACACCACCCCCCTGGTGCAAGCCCGTGAGGCATACAAAAGGAGGCAGGAACAGAAACGCAGGGAACAGGAGGAGAAAGAGGCGGAAGAGCGCAGAGCGCGGGAAGAGCAATATCAGCGGCTGCTCGATGAACAGAAACAGAAATTCCTGGACGGGGAACGGATCACGGGAGGAATGTTCCTTGAAATCACCGGAAGGGACGGTTTTGACATCCATATCAGAACCAAAGGGACATTCAACAGGCATGTAAGAGGCATTGACAGGAACGGAACCGTCAGTTACCGGAAAATCAAAGGTCTCCGGACTCCGGACTTTACCGGATGCCATAAGGCCGTGGGCGATTATCTTGCATTTATAACAACAAGAAAGGGCAAATAATAAAACCTGGCGGTAACGGCGTGCTCCATGCGGCTGTTACCGTTGCCGGCTTCCGGACTCACAACTTACGGTTCAGCGCCATCGCCAACGGAAACATAAACCGGTTATAGGCCTTGAGCTTTTGCAAATTCAGCGCATATCCGGCATAGGGGCTGGTCAGATCGGTATAGAAGAATACATCGGTAAATCCCGCGTGTTCCTCCACAATTTCACCATCCAACGGAATCTCCTCCACATTGAACCGCTCCAGAGGCAGCTCTTCCAGACGGGCATGCTCCGCATTGCCCAATACGTTCAGGTTGCGGTTAAACAGCACGAATCCTTTCTTCCTGTAATCCACACGCATACCATACGGACGCTCCACAAGGAAAGCATCCGCCGCTTTCTTTATATAGTTTTCCATGATCCTGAAATTAGAAACTGCAAAAATACACCATTTGTCCGGCAATGGCGAACAAATCAGGAAGATTATCTCCGGAAGCCATACAAGATCCCGCAACAAGGAACAACCGCATATTTTATTTCCCACCCTGCAAAGGTAGTCCCGTGTCCTGTGTACCCGTACAAGGTCAGGCCCCTGCGGGGTTGGCTGAAAGAAAATCATCCTCGCTTCGCTGCGGTATTTTCTTTCGCCAAACCTTGCGGGTACGGCCACGGGACTGTCAGGCAGGCGAGAAATAAAAATACCGGCTCCCGGAGCCGGACGTGTTTAACAGATAAAAATACAAAAGTCATGAAAATCCTGAATGAAGAACATTTCGAGAATGTAAGGCGCTATGCCGAATCCATCGGTGACACCTCGCTCCAAAAATGTCTGGAACGGTTGAAAAGCTGGGAAGAAAACCCTGACTGTCCCTGCGAAATCTCACTCTACTACGACCATGCCCCGTACTCGTTCGGCTTTACACAGCGCTATCCCGACGGAAGGACAGGTATCGTGGGAGGTCTGCTCTATCATGGAATACCTGACAGATCGTTTGCCGTAACATTGCAGCCGTTCCACGGATGGCAGATACATACCTGAAAAACATGAGACTCGACAATGACCGAAAAGCAGACTTCAGAACAGAGAATCCGAGGTCTGCTTTTTCATTTCTTGCTGTAAAGATAGCCGTTTCCCGGGCTGATTGCGCAAGGCGGCCCCTTTCAGGGGCTGGGTTGGCTGAAAGAAAATCATCCTCGCTTCGCTGCGGTATTTTCTTTCGCCAAGCCTTGTCGCAATCCCCGGCAAACAGGCCGGAAAGACACCAAGAAATAAAAATGCCTACCCATGTAGGCCGATGTTTTACTTAAAAAAGAACGGATATGGAAACACTGGATTATAACCGGCTGCTGCTTGTCTCTCTGTGGCAATACAACCACCATGGGGATGAAGGGCTGACTCCCGCACTTTTCGAGGAAACGTTCGGAAAGGTCTATGGAAGTCACTGCTACGAAAAATGGACCGGCTACTTCAATCAGAATCTCTGGGACATGATTGCCTATTTCAGAAGCGAGAAGGAGAACGGACAGAAGTTCTGTGATATGGTTGCCCGCCAGGTCAAATTGTACCAACAAAAACGCTCTCAATATGAAGTACGGTAATTTTTATGATTTGGAAAGCCTGACTCTGCTCAACAGGCATGAAGGGTGTGCCTGTTCCATAAAGGAGTGCGACGTGGAGAAGGTGAACCGGCTGATTTCAAGGATGCGGGAGGACAGGAAAAGAGTCAGTTTACCGACCGCAGGGGATGTCGTCACTTATACTACCCGTGGCGGTGACTATTATCCGCAGGCACACATTGAAAGGGGCGATGACCGGGAAGTCCATATTTGCCTTCTCCCACAGACACCTTTCTGCCATGAAAATGAAAAGTGTACCGGTTACAATACGGAAGGAGGCCCTTGGGTTATAACCGGTCCGGAATTGCTGCTTCCCGATGGCATACGCAGCAAACAGTTCCGGATGTGGGGGCATACCGGAAGGCACAGGAACGGTGCCGTCCTCTTCCACACATTCGTCAGGGCATGGAAATACACGGAACCCGATCCTCTGTACGGAAAGTACACCACAAAAGAATGGACGAGATACATCATCGAGTGTCAGCCGGATATTGAACCGGCTGATGCCTTTATCTATCGGAATGAGTCATTCACCCTTTACTCGCGGGAAGAACTGGAGCGGCTGGTCGGGATTCTGCACGGAGAACTTTTCAACGGATTCCGTCCCGGTCTGTTCATACTCTGGGCATACCGTATGGAATGGAAGGAACTTCCCACATGGGAATGGAACATGCTGAAAGCGGAAACGCACCTCTTTTTCCTTGGCGTCTCCCCCGTCAAGATACGGACAGACCATAACGGACATACAGTAACCTTCTATAAAAAAACAGAACAATATGACACGCTATGAGACATCCCCAGAAGTCCGGCCACTTGAAAAGACAATCTGTGAGTTTGCAGGCTTGAACGGGTACGATCCGATGAACGTGTTCACAGATTTCCTGCGTTACGTCATACACGGATTCTCACCGGGCGCTCCTCCGCTGAAAGACTGGAGGTACAAGCGGCAGCAGAATGCCGCATTCATGAAAATGTTTGCGGAATGGGTGCGGCTCATGCAGAAGCAGCTGGAGGCCGCATCCTGGTATGACGCGTTAGGAGACCTTTTCATGGCGCTCAGTTCCAGAAAGGGACAACAGGCGCAAGGGCAGTTCTTCACTCCCGTACATATCTGCGACCTGATGGTAATGTGTACGGAAACGGACGGAAAAAAGACCGGGCAGAGGATAAACGACCCTACCTGCGGAAGTGGGCGTCTCCTGCTGGCATATCATGTACGCCACCTGGGTAATTATCTTGTCGCGGAAGATGTCAACCGTACCTGTTGCCTGATGACCATATGCAATATGCTCATTCACGGCTGCGTGGGGGAAGTCATCCACCATGACAGCCTCTGCCCCGAAAACTTCATGGACGGCTGGATGGTAAACCATACACTGACCCAGACGGGCATTCCTTCCATTCGCCGGATGAGCGAGGAGGAATATCGGACAAGCAGGAACATGTCCGTTGACCTGCTCAGAAAGCGGAAAGAGAAATTGCGCCAAATGCAGCCGGACAAGAAACAATTGCCATAAAAACATGGCAGAATTTATAAACAATAAAACGAATGATTATGAAACTGAATGTTAGCAATGAATTGAAATCCCGCCTGGTGCATGCGGCGGAAAACGGAAGTGTGATAGCCAAAGGCATCCTTTCGGAAGTAAAAAAGAACGTACCGGTGGAAGAGATCATACGCGGTACCTACAACTGCTTCTCCACCAAGCGCAAGCGGACGGAAGCGGGCACGTTCAAGAAAATCCGGATCGTGTTCACGGCCTGCAGCAAGGATCTGGCCCATCCCAGTTTCCCGGACCGGAACAACCCGCAGGCACCCTGGTTCCCGGAGAACCGGACAGACCTGGAACCCTCCACGTTTGTGGAACTGTTCAAGAACCTGCCCAAGTACTCACCCGACGAAATCAATTATTTCTGTAGCGCCCTCTCATTGGACAGCAAAGTCACGGTCAGGCTGCATGAAAGCATGAACGACTTCATGGAAGCCTATCTGGAAAGCAACTACAGCCCCATCTCCGACAGTGACACATCCAGCCTGCACAGTTCCTGTATGCGGTATGAGGACAAGGCACGCAACGCCGCTGACTTCTATACCAACTTCGCCGGCGCTAAAATCCTTGTGGCAAGGGACGAGAGCAACAACATACTCGGACGGGCTGTCGTATGGAACGAGGTAACATTGTGGAAATCAATAAACACACCGATTGCCGCCTCCCTGCTGGACCGCATCTATTCCTCACACGCATTCGTCGCCGAACTGATCCGCAAGCAGGCGCAGGAGGCGGGCATCCTGTTGCGACGCAGATACAACGATTATACACATACAACGGATTTCACCGTACTGAATCCCATTGAGGGGCAGGAATGGGCGGCCGGAGACAATATACAGGTTTCATTGACGGTGAAAGTGCCCGCCTGCAGGTGGCACAAGAAAGGGGTGCCTTACCTCGACACGTTCTACAGCCTCCATCTGACGGACGGTAACCTGGAACTGAGAAATACGGAGGGCGACACGAGCATAGCCACCTGCCGGAGCACGGAAGGGCGCGCAAACAGGAGAAAATATGTATGTCCCAAATGCGGAAAGATACATTCCTTTCCGGATACGGCATTCTGCAAGAATTGTCAGGACATGTTCTATATATCCACCGTATTCGGACAAGTACTGAAAGGCACGTCGGCGGAATACAAGGGAAAGAAATATCCGTCCTTCCTCTTCAAGAAGGGACGTCCCGTACCGGAGTTCAGACGGTACCTGCAAATCGAAAAGTTGTTCATCTCCTAAAAAGTCAGCATCATGGAAAAATTAATGGCTCTTTACAACATCTCCTCCCCCTCCGGCAAGGAGGGGAAGATGGCCGGGTTCATCATCGGGGAACTCAGGCGGATGGGTATTCCTTTCCGGCAAGACAGGCACGGAAACATCTATGCGGTCAAAGGCAACCGGAAAAGCTACCCCTGTGTCGTGGCGCACATGGACGAGGTACACCGGCGCAAGACAGGCACCTATGCGGCCCATCTTGTGGCGGACTCGATGATTGTCGGCTATGACCGCAAGCGTAAACGGATGGCCGGAATCGGCGCGGATGACAAGAACGGCATCTGGATCTGCCTGAAATGCCTGGAGGATTTCAAGGCGGTGAAATGCGCCTTCTTCGTACAGGAGGAGATAGGATGCATAGGCAGCGGCCATGCCGACATGTCCTTCTTTTCCGACTGCCGTTTCGTCATCCAGTGCGACCGGAAAGGGAATGGGGACATGGTGACACAAATCAACGGAATGAGGCTCTGCTCCAATGAGTTCATTTCAGCGGTAGATCCCCGGAGGTACGGTTACAAGCCTGCACAGGGGCTGGCTACGGATGTGGCGGCATTGAAAAGGAACGGGCTGGAAGTATCCTGCGTCAATCTCTCCTGCGGATATTATGAACCTCATACGGACAACGAGTACACCATCCTGGCGGATCTTTGCAAGTGCTACCGGTTTGTCCGGCACATCATCTGTTGCCATAAGGAAACCAGCACGCATATACCGGAAACGGAAAGAAAACCCTTCCCCGGATATTATGAACTGTTCGGAACGGCCGGATATAGCGAAAAGGATTATATCCGTCTGTCAGAAGAGTACAGATCTGAATTTACTAAAACAAGCAGGACAAGCCATAAGAACAGATTGTAATTTATCAACGACTTTAAAAACAAGAAATATGGAAGCAACAGTCATGCCGGCCACTGCACCGGTACAGAAACAGCAGGGACTCAACCAGGTAGTCATCAACAAGGTACGGCGAATGATAGAAGGCAGGCAGGGGGATGTCATGGACACCATCAACCGTCTGCTCAGTGAGGGACGGATCGCGCAGGATTTCATCGCTCCCATCGGGGTAAGCCAACGTAGCAAGGAACGCCCCGTTATCTCTTTCAAAGCGGAAGGAAGGGTACAGATGGCAATGCCCGAAGGGAACTTCAACCTGCACGGCAACGCCATAAGCCAGATTTCGGAGAAGATGGGCATTCCCGCCAAATACCTGCGCGAGCTTTCCGCCGGAGATGCCTGGCAGAAACAGTTGTGTGCCACCATCCTGAACGAACATTCGGGATGGACCGAGCGCACACAGGTACTGATACGTGCGGTGGGCATGGAGGTCCGGGGCGTGTTGTCGGACTCCTACCGCCGGCTCAACTCAGTGGACATCCTGACCGCTTTCATCCGTGAGGCGGGAGGACAGGGGGCGGTCGTGTCCGACGCCTATATGAACGACACGAAAGTATGGTGCGAAACGATCCTGCCCACTCCGATAGAGATACCCACCCGTAAGAACGGGACGGTCATCATCTTCGCAGGAGCACGCTTCTCCACATCCGACTATGGCAACGGCTCGGTGGACATGCGGTCGTTCCTGCTCAACGGGGCGTGCCTGAACGGGATGGTCCGGGAATCCGTCATGCGGCAGGTGCACCTTGGAGGCAGACTGCCGGATTCCCTATCCCTTTCCCAAAAGACCTATGAACTGGACACGCAGACCACCGTATCGGCAGTTTCCGACCTGACCAAAGGGCTGTACAGCAAAGATACCATCATGCAGAAGGCCATCGAAATTCAAGGCGCATCGGAAATTGACGTGGATTTCGACAAGGAACTGAAGAATCTGGTGCAGAAAGGAGCCTTGTTGAAAAACGAAGGACGCGAGGTGGAAAAACTGCTGATGAACAACAATCCTGACGACGGAGTGACAGGCGGGGCCACGCTCTGGAAACTGACACAGGGAATCACCGCCTTTGCAAGGGAACAGCAGCCGGAACGCTGCCGGGAACTGCATGAAATATCGGGGCAGCTGATGAACCGGGTAAAGGTAAATTAAGAGTGGCTAAGACTAAAGCCGTGAACGGCGATGGCAAGCGTCCGTTCACGGCTTTGCATAATTTCAATCTACGGTATATAGAACAGTTCAAACTCCTCTTTTCTTCTTCTCTCTATGCCTGGAATGACTTTCCCCCGATAACAGCGGAACGATATATATTCCTTGTAAATATTCCGGTTACCATCGTCCAGTTTCTGAATCAGTCTGCTTTTGGGTATCTTGCCGTTTCCGATCAGACGGTAACAGCCCACATTAAAACCTAACAGACTTAAAAGAAGCGAGTCTTTTCCATATTTACGGAATACCTTCAAACACCGTTCAAGGTCGCATCTCAAAAGTGAGTCCGCCTGTGCCTCACTCAGGTTCTCGGTCAGCTTCTCATGGGGGAGCAGGCGGTGTCCGTAACCGATGTAAGGCATTTTCCCCCGGTGCCAGCCTTCCCACCGCTTGATGCAGGCTACCGCCTTATCCTTGTCAGACGGGGGATTTTCCGCCTTGCCATACAGAACAAGTGACAGAAAAATCATAATAACCGGTATTCTTTTCATGCGGCCTCCGTATTATTGTCTTCCTCCTCCGCATCCTTTCCATTGAAATCATATGTCAGCTGTTGCAAGTTTCCCCAATTGTCTTCAAAATAGAGGTCTATGGTCTGTGATTCCTTGCCGCTATGCGAGGTATAGTAAAGACGGAATTTCCATTCGTTCAGCAAATAACGGTCATTGGGTTTCAGTACCGTTCCGTCCTCCATCTTCAGACTGCCCTTTCCGTCGGGCTGGAAATACCTCAGCGTATAGACAGTTCCGGAAAAGTTTCCTTCCGGCTTGATTTCCAGACGGATTTCCACCGTCTCACCGTTTACGATTTCGTCCGCCACCGGCATGGACTCCACCGTGAACGGGTATTCTTGTCTGATATCCAGCTCATTGTCACAGGCGACAAGGGCAAGAAAGGAAAATACCATGCAACAGACTGTCATCATAAAATCAAGGATTCTTCTTTTCATGGGTATATGTTCTTTTTAAGGTTAGAAAATGTATTTGACTCCGGCTCCATACTGGAAATGGCAGCGGCCGGAAGCGCCGCCCCATACAAAACGTTCACGCAGACATAGCAGCAGGGCTATGCTGTCCGACAGGTATCCTTCCGCCTCCAGCGTTACCGCACCCCCATAGATGAAGGACTCATACTTGCGCAAGGAAGCTCCGTCATCCAACAGGCGGTTTCCGTTGTTCACGGCCTCGTAGCCCAGCAAGGCGGAAGCGCCGAGGTTCAGAAAGAAAGACTTGCCGGATGTGGAAAGGATTGTATGATAATAACCGCCTTCCCCTGTATATTGCGACAGTGGGACATATGTGTTCCGGTAAGGGTTATTACGTTGTAGCATCTCACAGCCAAACACCCACTGGTTCCCTTTCTTTGTGTAAGTGGCAACAGCCAGCGAAAAGGCGTAGCCCGCATCATGGCGGTCTGCCCGGCTGTAAAAGCCGTCGGCCATTTCAGCGGTAAAGCGGACGGATTTCATCCCCGGCAGCCGGCGCTGGGCTTCCGCCTGCCCCGTAAAGAGGGCAAGCAGGAGGATAATGAAAATGAAGTTTC
This window contains:
- a CDS encoding LPD29 domain-containing protein; protein product: MTYFQNIHSLADLKKEYRRLALEHHPDKGGDTAIMQQVNTEFGRLFEAWKEKPDIPSTSTGYEYDYPGATAKEYTKYVYNEYRWKGRNYKGQHAPEIVGLVRAWLKETYPGYKFSVRRENCHSIHIRLMKADFEAFTKESGKVQGDVNHHHIHSDKSLTDRAKDVMVNICDFIMSYNFDDSDPMTDYFHTNFYLTLGIGSYKQPYKVEPPKLGSKDKPEIFKHPEGPAHEAMRRALGKARFGFIESRKYAGEIILGEDCFGSRGEVYFWPKEYSSAKMAQKRIDKLEEAGIRCELTGYNGGYIRLLGYTPEMRNSLERERQEYAAAYQAWYSKQNLKTI
- a CDS encoding DUF4120 family protein encodes the protein MKILNEEHFENVRRYAESIGDTSLQKCLERLKSWEENPDCPCEISLYYDHAPYSFGFTQRYPDGRTGIVGGLLYHGIPDRSFAVTLQPFHGWQIHT
- a CDS encoding DUF4121 family protein; the protein is MKYGNFYDLESLTLLNRHEGCACSIKECDVEKVNRLISRMREDRKRVSLPTAGDVVTYTTRGGDYYPQAHIERGDDREVHICLLPQTPFCHENEKCTGYNTEGGPWVITGPELLLPDGIRSKQFRMWGHTGRHRNGAVLFHTFVRAWKYTEPDPLYGKYTTKEWTRYIIECQPDIEPADAFIYRNESFTLYSREELERLVGILHGELFNGFRPGLFILWAYRMEWKELPTWEWNMLKAETHLFFLGVSPVKIRTDHNGHTVTFYKKTEQYDTL
- a CDS encoding N-6 DNA methylase, with the translated sequence MTRYETSPEVRPLEKTICEFAGLNGYDPMNVFTDFLRYVIHGFSPGAPPLKDWRYKRQQNAAFMKMFAEWVRLMQKQLEAASWYDALGDLFMALSSRKGQQAQGQFFTPVHICDLMVMCTETDGKKTGQRINDPTCGSGRLLLAYHVRHLGNYLVAEDVNRTCCLMTICNMLIHGCVGEVIHHDSLCPENFMDGWMVNHTLTQTGIPSIRRMSEEEYRTSRNMSVDLLRKRKEKLRQMQPDKKQLP
- a CDS encoding glycoside hydrolase family protein translates to MKRIPVIMIFLSLVLYGKAENPPSDKDKAVACIKRWEGWHRGKMPYIGYGHRLLPHEKLTENLSEAQADSLLRCDLERCLKVFRKYGKDSLLLSLLGFNVGCYRLIGNGKIPKSRLIQKLDDGNRNIYKEYISFRCYRGKVIPGIERRRKEEFELFYIP
- a CDS encoding DUF3872 domain-containing protein, with protein sequence MKRRILDFMMTVCCMVFSFLALVACDNELDIRQEYPFTVESMPVADEIVNGETVEIRLEIKPEGNFSGTVYTLRYFQPDGKGSLKMEDGTVLKPNDRYLLNEWKFRLYYTSHSGKESQTIDLYFEDNWGNLQQLTYDFNGKDAEEEDNNTEAA
- a CDS encoding conjugal transfer protein TraO, with protein sequence MSAMKRNFIFIILLLALFTGQAEAQRRLPGMKSVRFTAEMADGFYSRADRHDAGYAFSLAVATYTKKGNQWVFGCEMLQRNNPYRNTYVPLSQYTGEGGYYHTILSTSGKSFFLNLGASALLGYEAVNNGNRLLDDGASLRKYESFIYGGAVTLEAEGYLSDSIALLLCLRERFVWGGASGRCHFQYGAGVKYIF